A section of the Phaseolus vulgaris cultivar G19833 chromosome 8, P. vulgaris v2.0, whole genome shotgun sequence genome encodes:
- the LOC137824691 gene encoding uncharacterized protein, translated as MDRQCRLQLAQVLKSKDGALASPPSTSSAPSSSSNPQPPPATSPTNPTSPASPRPLPSSPPPIAAVPFALVEAGASSAPLDKGKRVVEVVSDDEDSAEGQVFKRQRTQHAPQMVTSATSSSHGAESLREDPPSATSPPQSVHQERGFEAEPVNVLPPAPELPLPMQESLRGFLRLGSASSQAEEPQRESMYYYIGLFMSCAYTWHKQSRAKTAQASAFQALEKEVSSLKEGQEKLKEEKERLAAHWGHQEGAYKESLRVAQKAREEANKRLHEVAQSQAGLLNEALETRVTALEEEKKTLGRQNEAYQTSLKQVQESKAEAEGQLAEALELQTDFYAREVALKVQVTSLQNIVEAYEKVQKDLKARCCEQTGAMERMEGERASQTQAMGLLRADYDKLQVEVNRLRVEKEALEKQVASGDTVIGELEKDKKTLIQEMAGTFEEGFQEALAQAVCMNPGIDISSCDSTHHIVDGKVVPLEIDD; from the exons ATGGATCGGCAATGCCGGTTGCAATTAGCCCAAGTGCTGAAGTCCAAAGATGGGGCCTTGGCGTCTCCACCCTCAACCTCTTCTGcaccttcatcttcttctaaCCCCCAACCTCCACCTGCAACATCACCAACGAATCCAACAAGCCCAGCTTCTCCCCGTCCACTTCCAAGTTCTCCACCTCCCATCGCAGCCGTGCCTTTCGCTCTGGTTGAGGCGGGTGCTTCctcagccccccttgacaagggCAAGCGGGTGGTGGAGGTTGTTTCTGATGATGAGGACTCTGCTGAGGGGCAAGTCTTCAAACGACAAAGAACCCAACATGCCCCTCAGATGGTCACCTCCGCTACTTCCTCTTCTCATGGGGCGGAGTCCTTAAGGGAGGATCCACCGAGTGCCACTTCCCCTCCCCAATCAGTGCATCAGGAGAGGGGGTTTGAAGCTGAACCCGTGAACGTTCTTCCCCCTGCCCCAGAACTCCCTCTTCCCATGCAGGAGTCATTAAGGGGATTTCTGAGACTGGGATCTGCTAGTAGCCAAGCTGAAGAGCCTCAGAGGGAGAGCATGTACTATTACATAGGCCTTTTCATGTCTTGTGCCTACACTTGGCACAAACAGTCCAGGGCCAAGACCGCCCAAGCTTCTGCCTTCCAAGCTCTAGAGAAGGAAGTTTCTTCTCTGAAAGAGGGGCAGGAGAAGCTCAAAGAGGAGAAAGAGAGGTTGGCTGCCCACTGGGGGCATCAAGAGGGTGCCTACAAAGAGTCCCTGAGGGTGGCACAAAAGGCAAGGGAGGAGGCCAACAAACGGCTGCACGAGGTGGCTCAATCCCAGGCAGGGCTTCTTAATGAG gccttggaaacaagggtaactgccctggaggaggaaaagaaaactctgggacgccagaacgaagcttACCAGACCTCCCTGAAGCAGgtgcaagagtccaaagcagaggcTGAGggacaactggcagaggcgtTGGAGCTCCAGACCGACTTCTATgctcgggaagtcgccctcaaAGTTCAGGTGACGAGCCTTCAAAACATAGTCGAAGCTTATGAaaaagttcaaaaggacttgaaggccCGCTGCTGTGAACAAACTGGCGCAATGGAGCGGATGGAAGGGGAAAGGGCGTCCCAGACCcaagctatgggccttctccgggcggactacgacaaactgcaagTCGAGGTCAACCGactccgcgtggagaaggaggctttggagaagcaggtggcctccGGGGACACCGTCATTGGAGAACTtgagaaggacaaaaagaccctcatccaggagatggcgggcactttcgaggagggattccaggAAGCTCTGGCTCAAGCAGTCTGCATGAACccggggatcgacatttccagctgcgattccactcaccacattgttgacGGAAAGGTCGTGCCTCTGGAGATAGACGATTGA